The Amycolatopsis sp. DG1A-15b genome window below encodes:
- a CDS encoding response regulator transcription factor, whose amino-acid sequence MRVLVVEDERLLADSVAEGLRRFSMAVDVCYDGEQAMERVGVHGYDVVVLDRDLPKVHGDDVCAAVVRAGGEARVLMLTAAADVTDRVAGLGLGADDYLTKPFAFAELVARVQALSRRARPALPPVLERDGVVLDLPRHQAARDGRFLLLSPKEFAVLEVLMRAEGAVVSAEDLLEKAWDEHADPFTNAVRVAVMTLRRKLGDPPVIETVPGAGYRFGTP is encoded by the coding sequence GTGCGGGTGCTGGTGGTGGAGGACGAGCGGTTGCTGGCCGACTCGGTCGCGGAGGGGTTACGGCGCTTTTCGATGGCCGTCGACGTCTGTTACGACGGCGAGCAGGCCATGGAACGCGTCGGCGTGCACGGCTACGACGTCGTGGTGCTCGACCGCGACCTGCCGAAGGTGCACGGCGACGACGTCTGCGCCGCCGTGGTCCGGGCGGGCGGCGAGGCCCGCGTGCTGATGCTGACCGCGGCCGCCGACGTCACCGACCGGGTCGCCGGCCTGGGCCTCGGCGCCGACGACTACCTGACGAAGCCGTTCGCGTTCGCCGAACTGGTCGCCCGGGTCCAGGCGCTGTCGCGGCGCGCGCGGCCGGCGTTGCCGCCGGTGCTGGAACGCGACGGCGTCGTGCTCGACCTGCCGCGGCACCAGGCCGCCCGCGACGGGCGGTTCCTGTTGCTCTCGCCGAAGGAGTTCGCCGTGCTGGAGGTGCTCATGCGGGCGGAGGGTGCCGTGGTCAGCGCCGAGGACCTGCTGGAAAAGGCGTGGGACGAGCACGCGGACCCGTTCACCAACGCGGTGCGCGTCGCGGTGATGACGTTGCGGCGCAAGCTGGGCGACCCACCGGTGATCGAGACCGTGCCGGGCGCCGGCTACCGGTTCGGTACGCCGTGA
- a CDS encoding ATP-binding protein produces MNGFSVRTKLTAWYGGLFLLAGLILVVINYLLVQSTLPDPTRAALTTIGSADAVYGVEGTTVIGSPGGAVRLLSGTLDEYRSSTLSTLLVGSAIALVATAALAVLFGWLMAGRALRPLHDITSAARRLEAGKLDRRINLEGPPDELKELADTFDGMLDRLAESFDSQKRFVANASHELRTPLAVQRTLIEVAMADPDVPVELKKLGTHLLHTNERSERMIEGLLVLARSDRGLHARTPVRLDEIAASVVRATAAQAEAAGVTVETRLRPRTVAGDPVLLERLVTNLVVNAITYNASGGWAYVEVRGDPALEVRNSGSAVPPEAVPTLFEPFRRLAGAERTGDTRNAGLGLSIVRSVAQAHGGYAEAQPGRRGGLTVIVRLPPS; encoded by the coding sequence GTGAACGGCTTTTCCGTCCGGACGAAGCTCACGGCCTGGTACGGCGGGCTGTTCCTGCTCGCCGGGCTGATCCTCGTCGTCATCAACTACCTGCTGGTGCAGAGCACGCTGCCGGACCCCACCCGCGCCGCGTTGACGACGATCGGGTCGGCCGACGCGGTCTACGGCGTCGAGGGCACCACGGTCATCGGGTCGCCGGGCGGCGCGGTCCGGCTGCTCAGCGGCACGCTCGACGAATACCGCTCCTCGACGCTGTCGACGTTGCTGGTCGGCTCGGCGATCGCGCTGGTGGCGACGGCGGCGCTGGCGGTGCTCTTCGGCTGGCTGATGGCGGGCCGCGCGCTGCGGCCCCTGCACGACATCACCTCGGCCGCGCGCCGGCTGGAGGCGGGCAAGCTCGACCGGCGGATCAACCTCGAAGGACCACCGGACGAGCTGAAGGAACTGGCGGACACGTTCGACGGCATGCTCGACCGGCTCGCGGAGTCGTTCGACAGCCAGAAGCGGTTCGTCGCGAACGCGTCCCACGAGCTCAGGACGCCGCTGGCGGTGCAGCGGACGCTGATCGAGGTGGCGATGGCCGACCCCGACGTCCCCGTGGAGCTCAAGAAGCTCGGCACGCACCTGCTCCACACGAACGAGCGCAGCGAGCGGATGATCGAGGGCCTGCTCGTCCTGGCCCGCAGCGACCGCGGGCTGCACGCGCGGACACCGGTGCGCCTCGACGAGATCGCGGCATCGGTCGTCCGGGCCACGGCGGCCCAGGCCGAGGCGGCCGGGGTGACGGTCGAGACGCGGCTGCGGCCGCGGACGGTGGCGGGCGACCCGGTCCTGCTCGAGCGGCTGGTGACGAACCTGGTCGTCAACGCGATCACGTACAACGCGTCGGGCGGCTGGGCGTACGTCGAGGTGCGCGGGGACCCGGCCCTGGAGGTCCGGAACTCGGGGTCGGCGGTGCCACCCGAGGCGGTACCGACGCTCTTCGAGCCGTTCCGCCGGCTGGCCGGCGCGGAGCGAACCGGCGACACGCGCAACGCAGGGCTCGGGCTGTCGATCGTCCGCTCGGTGGCCCAGGCCCACGGCGGCTACGCGGAGGCCCAGCCCGGCCGGCGCGGCGGGCTCACCGTGATCGTCCGGCTGCCGCCTTCTTGA
- the sepH gene encoding septation protein SepH translates to MRALRVVGLHEDGKSIVLEDPASRTRFLLPADERLRAAARGDITRLGQIEIELESQMRPREIQQRIRAGESVEQVAASAGVSAQRVERYAYPVLLERSRTAELAQSAHPVREDGPDVQTLGEVVAYSFGVRGHDYSQATWDSWKGDDGRWVVVLRWKAGRSDNRAHWAFSPGAHGGTVTALDENAEVLLDPNAYRAPRTVRALAPARETEFQPTLDSVAPERAELPSAEPDPDDDTREIPRVPVDPDEDAAVPEPRPKTKKNHPIVPSWEDVLLGVRSQRG, encoded by the coding sequence ATGCGGGCGCTGAGGGTGGTCGGACTGCACGAGGACGGGAAGTCCATCGTGCTCGAAGACCCGGCGAGCCGTACTCGTTTCCTGCTCCCGGCTGATGAGCGACTGCGCGCGGCGGCGCGGGGTGACATCACCCGCCTCGGCCAGATCGAAATCGAGTTGGAGAGCCAGATGCGGCCACGCGAGATCCAGCAGCGCATCCGCGCCGGCGAGTCCGTCGAGCAGGTCGCCGCGAGCGCCGGTGTCTCGGCGCAGCGCGTCGAGCGCTACGCCTACCCCGTCCTGCTCGAGCGGTCCCGGACCGCCGAGCTCGCGCAGAGCGCCCACCCGGTCCGCGAGGACGGCCCCGACGTGCAGACGCTCGGCGAGGTCGTCGCGTACAGCTTCGGCGTCCGCGGCCACGACTACTCGCAGGCCACCTGGGACTCCTGGAAGGGCGACGACGGCCGCTGGGTCGTGGTGCTCCGCTGGAAGGCCGGGCGGTCGGACAACCGGGCGCACTGGGCGTTCTCGCCGGGCGCGCACGGCGGCACGGTGACGGCGCTGGACGAGAACGCCGAGGTCCTCCTGGACCCGAACGCCTACCGCGCCCCGCGCACGGTCCGCGCCCTGGCGCCGGCCCGTGAGACGGAGTTCCAGCCGACGCTGGATTCGGTGGCCCCGGAGCGCGCCGAGCTGCCGTCGGCCGAGCCGGACCCGGACGACGACACCCGCGAAATCCCGCGTGTCCCGGTGGACCCGGACGAGGACGCCGCGGTGCCGGAGCCACGGCCGAAGACCAAGAAGAACCACCCGATCGTCCCGTCGTGGGAGGACGTGCTGCTCGGAGTCCGCTCCCAGCGCGGCTGA
- a CDS encoding MmcQ/YjbR family DNA-binding protein, giving the protein MEQLDALRKLCLALPETTERLSHGEPTWFVRGKKTFVMFADHHHDDVLAFWCPAPPGVQEELARTEPDRFFRPPYVGHRGWLGVRLDVDVDWVEIDRIVREAYRLVAPKTLAARLD; this is encoded by the coding sequence ATGGAGCAGCTGGACGCTTTGCGGAAGTTGTGCCTCGCCCTGCCGGAGACGACCGAGCGGCTCAGCCACGGCGAGCCGACGTGGTTCGTGCGCGGCAAGAAGACCTTCGTGATGTTCGCCGACCACCACCACGACGACGTGCTCGCCTTCTGGTGCCCCGCGCCGCCGGGGGTGCAGGAGGAACTGGCGCGCACCGAGCCGGACCGGTTCTTCCGGCCGCCGTACGTCGGCCACCGGGGGTGGCTGGGCGTGCGGCTGGACGTCGACGTCGACTGGGTGGAGATCGACCGGATCGTGCGGGAGGCCTACCGGCTCGTGGCGCCGAAGACGCTCGCGGCGCGGCTGGACTAG
- a CDS encoding DUF2537 domain-containing protein, whose product MELRIRGERAVLAGPGGEHAREVDPHKLAIGAELAQALHEWARVASAVTADPGAEAGAVVSQRGRQLAGRLASVMGTAVRFVDPVTGADTVVEPPPPSTEPGHRFVRAVLGPPGEPGEPTPWLTGLTVSAFIAAVVIVAMLALATTLARETSGWLALAASVIVTAGITPSLWLIRRTPILRWAAYGAAGGVVIAWIGVLVIAF is encoded by the coding sequence ATGGAGCTGCGGATCCGCGGCGAGCGCGCCGTGCTGGCCGGCCCGGGCGGGGAGCACGCGCGCGAGGTGGACCCGCACAAGCTCGCGATCGGTGCCGAACTGGCGCAGGCCCTGCACGAGTGGGCGCGCGTGGCGTCCGCGGTCACCGCCGATCCGGGGGCGGAGGCGGGCGCGGTGGTCTCGCAGCGCGGCCGCCAGCTGGCCGGTCGCCTGGCCTCGGTGATGGGCACGGCCGTGCGGTTCGTGGATCCGGTGACCGGGGCCGACACGGTCGTCGAGCCGCCCCCGCCGTCCACCGAACCCGGCCACCGGTTCGTCCGGGCGGTGCTCGGACCGCCCGGCGAGCCCGGCGAGCCGACGCCCTGGCTGACCGGGCTGACCGTCTCGGCGTTCATCGCGGCCGTGGTCATCGTCGCCATGCTGGCGCTGGCCACGACGCTGGCCCGCGAGACCAGCGGCTGGCTCGCGCTGGCGGCCTCGGTGATCGTGACGGCCGGGATCACGCCGTCGCTGTGGCTGATCCGCCGCACCCCGATCCTGCGCTGGGCAGCCTACGGCGCGGCGGGCGGGGTCGTGATCGCGTGGATCGGCGTGCTGGTGATCGCCTTCTAG
- a CDS encoding RNA methyltransferase gives MGVIHIDHSDDPRVDDFRHLSTADRRPDRPGGRGLVIAEGTVVVARLLASRYPVRALLGVQRRFAELAGDLAGFDVPQYVASAETMAEVVGFHLNRGILAVADRPAPLTVPEVVGGTGPIAVLEGVGDHENLGALFRNAAALGVGGVLLGPGCSDPLYRRSVRVSMGHVLRVPFGHLTDWPGGLDDLRARGFAVAAFTPRPGSIPLRELREHAPRRVALLFGAEGPGLTETALAAADHAVRIPMPAGVDSLNIATAAAVAFYELARGG, from the coding sequence ATGGGCGTGATCCACATCGACCACTCCGACGATCCCCGCGTCGACGATTTCCGCCACCTGTCCACTGCAGACCGCCGGCCTGACCGGCCCGGCGGGCGGGGGCTCGTCATCGCCGAGGGCACCGTCGTGGTGGCCCGGCTGCTGGCCTCCCGCTACCCGGTCCGGGCGCTGCTGGGCGTGCAGCGGCGGTTCGCCGAACTGGCCGGGGACCTGGCCGGGTTCGACGTGCCCCAGTACGTCGCCTCCGCGGAAACCATGGCCGAGGTGGTCGGATTCCACCTCAACCGCGGGATCCTCGCGGTCGCCGACCGGCCCGCGCCGCTGACGGTGCCCGAAGTCGTCGGCGGCACCGGCCCGATCGCCGTGCTGGAAGGCGTGGGGGACCACGAGAACCTCGGCGCGCTCTTCCGCAACGCGGCCGCGCTCGGCGTCGGCGGCGTGCTGCTCGGTCCCGGCTGCTCCGACCCGCTGTACCGGCGCAGCGTGCGCGTGTCGATGGGACACGTCCTGCGCGTGCCGTTCGGGCACCTGACGGACTGGCCGGGCGGACTCGACGACCTCCGGGCGCGCGGGTTCGCCGTCGCGGCGTTCACCCCGCGGCCGGGTTCGATCCCGCTGCGCGAACTGCGTGAGCACGCGCCCCGGCGAGTGGCGTTGCTCTTCGGCGCCGAAGGTCCCGGGCTGACCGAGACGGCGCTCGCGGCGGCTGATCATGCCGTCCGGATACCCATGCCGGCGGGAGTCGATTCACTGAACATCGCCACGGCCGCCGCCGTTGCCTTCTACGAACTGGCCCGGGGCGGCTAA